In the genome of Vibrio sp. NTOU-M3, one region contains:
- the agaF gene encoding PTS galactosamine/N-acetylgalactosamine transporter subunit IIA — MIAVILVGHGHFGSGLGQAIHQIIGAQPNFSTIDFVEGISVPELEILMLKEVDKLDTTDGVVFFTDLLGGSPFRVASQIALQRDDVEVISGTNLQLCVEMLLEREDLDLIEFAKTAVVSGHNGLTRLADALEASRQDNSSEDGI, encoded by the coding sequence ATGATAGCTGTAATTCTCGTTGGTCACGGTCATTTTGGCTCAGGTTTAGGCCAAGCAATTCACCAGATTATTGGTGCCCAACCTAATTTCTCAACCATTGATTTTGTTGAAGGCATTTCTGTTCCTGAACTCGAAATCCTGATGCTGAAAGAAGTCGACAAACTAGACACCACAGACGGCGTGGTTTTCTTCACCGACTTATTAGGTGGCAGCCCGTTCCGAGTAGCCTCACAAATCGCCCTACAACGGGATGATGTCGAAGTAATTTCAGGTACGAACTTACAACTGTGTGTCGAGATGTTGTTAGAGCGAGAGGATTTAGATCTAATTGAATTTGCCAAGACAGCAGTAGTCAGTGGGCATAACGGACTGACACGATTAGCCGACGCACTAGAAGCCTCACGCCAAGATAACTCATCAGAAGATGGTATCTAA
- a CDS encoding sulfite exporter TauE/SafE family protein — MEFISLLVNNATFYSILLQLAMGLVLGLAMGLTGVGGGILIIPLLQFVFHMEPVLAVGTASLIASLVKVNASFCHIKAANVDWRSVKGILLGAIPIGMLSASTVVYLHQHEDYNQLISTATQVLIVLMMFYALFSLMRKYMKSQHPQPQTMPLSAPSNWSYRRASSSGAFCGLIIGTTGIGGGVLLLPVLNSYLGIGIKKAVGSSIVIALALSASTSFIYAKGGQSDIPTAFTLVVGSLLGVPLSTVLLKQLSEAKLYLTTLSVICVSILIMMLSNIL, encoded by the coding sequence ATGGAATTCATTTCACTCTTAGTCAATAACGCTACCTTCTATAGCATATTACTTCAACTTGCGATGGGATTAGTGCTTGGGCTAGCGATGGGGTTAACCGGTGTGGGCGGTGGAATTCTTATCATCCCACTTCTTCAGTTCGTATTTCATATGGAACCAGTGCTTGCGGTCGGAACCGCAAGCCTGATTGCATCATTAGTAAAAGTGAATGCGAGCTTTTGCCATATTAAAGCCGCCAATGTCGACTGGCGCAGTGTTAAAGGCATTCTACTTGGGGCGATTCCTATTGGAATGTTAAGTGCTTCAACGGTCGTGTATTTGCATCAACATGAAGACTATAACCAACTGATTTCCACCGCAACACAGGTTCTCATTGTGTTGATGATGTTTTATGCCCTTTTTTCACTCATGCGCAAATATATGAAAAGCCAACACCCTCAGCCGCAAACAATGCCGTTATCTGCACCATCAAATTGGTCTTATCGTCGCGCTTCCAGCTCGGGGGCTTTTTGTGGGCTTATCATAGGAACGACTGGCATTGGTGGTGGCGTATTGCTTCTTCCAGTTCTCAATTCTTACTTAGGTATTGGGATAAAAAAAGCCGTTGGCTCGTCTATTGTTATTGCATTGGCTTTATCAGCCAGTACATCTTTCATTTATGCGAAAGGAGGCCAAAGTGATATCCCTACTGCGTTTACCTTGGTTGTAGGGTCTTTGCTTGGTGTTCCACTTTCAACCGTGTTGCTTAAACAACTCTCTGAAGCCAAGTTGTATTTAACGACGTTAAGCGTGATATGTGTAAGCATATTGATTATGATGTTAAGCAACATTCTTTAA
- a CDS encoding VOC family protein, whose translation MIINHVSVGVRDLNTAMSFYDALFASLNIKRSHTIDNVAACYGEQFEFWIGCPCSDKATSGNGSHIAFNAPSKASVDEFYRIAMQHGATCNGKPGLRAEYAEGYYAAYIIDLDGNKLEAVTQL comes from the coding sequence ATGATCATTAATCATGTCTCTGTTGGCGTAAGAGACTTAAATACGGCAATGTCTTTTTATGATGCATTATTCGCGTCGTTAAACATAAAGCGCTCTCACACTATAGACAATGTTGCAGCATGTTATGGCGAGCAATTTGAATTTTGGATCGGTTGTCCGTGTAGCGATAAAGCAACGTCAGGGAACGGTTCTCATATTGCTTTCAACGCACCAAGTAAGGCTTCAGTTGACGAATTCTATCGTATCGCTATGCAGCATGGAGCGACGTGTAATGGTAAACCAGGTTTAAGAGCGGAATATGCTGAAGGTTATTACGCCGCTTATATCATTGATTTAGATGGGAACAAATTAGAAGCGGTGACTCAGCTGTAA
- a CDS encoding PTS system mannose/fructose/sorbose family transporter subunit IID, whose amino-acid sequence MSEQLTQPASVAEQNETSSNALPKSVVRKILWRQLFIQASFNYERMQACGFLWAISPGLKHIHKQKERLGESMRAHMDFFNSHTYLVTFILGLVLAMEQSKQKVETIRAFKVAAMGPIAGIGDAMFNLTLKPISAAIAASLALDNVALAPIFYLLLLNVTRLSIQIPLFKYGYESGLKALDKLKDHTVAMARSATIVGIMVIGAMSAQFVKLKTTATIGYADTTFNIQTDLLDKIVPNILPVLFVLLTYRLLMKGLSPTKIIFLMILFGIGGHYIGIL is encoded by the coding sequence ATGTCAGAACAACTAACTCAACCAGCATCTGTTGCCGAACAAAATGAGACAAGCTCAAATGCACTGCCAAAGAGTGTGGTTAGAAAAATATTGTGGCGACAACTCTTTATTCAGGCTTCTTTTAACTACGAGCGGATGCAAGCGTGTGGTTTTCTCTGGGCAATTTCGCCGGGTTTAAAGCATATCCACAAGCAAAAAGAACGTTTGGGTGAGTCAATGCGGGCTCACATGGACTTCTTTAACTCACACACTTATTTGGTGACGTTTATTCTGGGCCTTGTCCTTGCAATGGAGCAGAGCAAACAAAAGGTAGAAACCATTCGTGCATTTAAAGTAGCCGCAATGGGACCCATTGCAGGTATTGGCGATGCGATGTTTAACCTTACGTTAAAGCCAATTAGTGCAGCCATTGCGGCCTCTTTAGCACTGGATAATGTGGCATTAGCGCCCATTTTCTATCTGTTGCTACTGAACGTGACCCGACTAAGCATACAGATTCCGTTGTTCAAGTATGGATACGAGTCTGGCTTGAAAGCACTGGACAAGCTGAAAGACCACACCGTTGCGATGGCTCGCTCTGCAACCATCGTCGGTATTATGGTAATTGGTGCCATGTCTGCCCAGTTTGTAAAACTGAAGACAACAGCCACCATTGGTTATGCGGACACAACCTTTAATATCCAAACCGACTTACTGGATAAAATTGTCCCTAACATTCTACCAGTGCTGTTCGTACTCCTGACTTATCGCCTACTTATGAAAGGCCTCTCTCCAACGAAGATCATATTCCTGATGATTTTGTTCGGTATAGGTGGTCATTACATCGGCATTTTATAA
- a CDS encoding YjjI family glycine radical enzyme, producing MPTQLNSFQQRIQEIVTDAHLNPKQKNQFLALEAEANLPYLELSEPTTAAMAQGILCDMFEGHAPFKPRYVLPDYAKYLKQGSTYLEVGPAEDFDDALNLLTILYHHVPSVTNIPVYLGQLDDVLLPYVGKLTEEQVYMKLKRFWIMLDRTLPDAFMHVNIGPSDNVICRTILKVDAELKQIAPNLTFMYDPAITPDDLLRHACSNICECSKPHIANYPVHAASYGDKRFGIVSCYNSLPLAGGANTLVRMNLKEVAKLATGVEDFLTHLLPKYSALMAELIDVRSCHLHEESNFFKGFLTQEGLIEEQRFAPMFGIYGMAEAVNILMHKQGDLTKYGHDEKANQLGHRISQTLHRIVESTPVKYGLEGKALLHAQGGISLDKDVTPGVRIPYGTEPDPITYIQATAQHHQYYTSGISDILTIDETVKSNPEAMFNLCKGALTFGYREFTANVASNDLVRVTGYMVKLSDIEKFAEEGSRNNTTFLGAEAANNTGILDRMPRVVSMESKPIYK from the coding sequence ATGCCAACTCAACTCAATAGTTTCCAGCAACGTATCCAAGAGATCGTTACCGATGCCCATCTCAACCCTAAACAGAAAAATCAATTTCTGGCATTAGAAGCGGAGGCAAACTTACCATATTTGGAGCTTTCCGAGCCTACAACCGCCGCGATGGCACAGGGAATCTTGTGTGACATGTTCGAAGGCCACGCACCATTTAAGCCGCGCTACGTATTACCTGACTATGCCAAGTACCTTAAGCAAGGTTCCACATACCTTGAAGTTGGCCCGGCGGAAGATTTTGATGATGCGCTGAATTTATTGACGATTCTTTACCATCACGTACCTTCAGTCACCAATATTCCGGTCTACCTTGGTCAACTTGATGATGTGCTCCTTCCATACGTAGGGAAACTGACTGAAGAGCAAGTTTACATGAAGCTCAAGCGTTTCTGGATCATGCTGGATCGAACCTTGCCCGATGCCTTTATGCACGTAAACATCGGCCCGTCAGACAATGTTATCTGTCGTACGATTCTAAAGGTGGATGCTGAGCTGAAGCAAATTGCACCAAATTTAACTTTTATGTACGACCCAGCGATCACGCCAGATGATTTGCTGCGCCATGCTTGTTCAAATATCTGTGAATGCAGCAAACCACATATTGCGAATTACCCAGTTCATGCGGCAAGTTACGGCGATAAACGCTTTGGTATTGTGAGTTGTTACAATTCGCTTCCTTTAGCTGGCGGAGCCAATACGCTAGTGCGAATGAACCTGAAAGAAGTTGCTAAGCTAGCGACTGGCGTAGAAGATTTCTTAACCCATCTTCTTCCGAAATACAGTGCTTTGATGGCCGAGCTAATTGATGTGCGTAGTTGCCATTTGCATGAAGAATCAAACTTCTTTAAAGGTTTTTTGACTCAAGAAGGATTGATTGAAGAGCAGCGCTTTGCACCCATGTTTGGTATTTATGGTATGGCAGAAGCGGTGAATATTCTGATGCATAAACAGGGCGACTTAACAAAGTATGGTCATGATGAAAAAGCGAATCAGCTGGGTCATAGGATCTCTCAGACTTTACATCGGATTGTTGAAAGCACACCCGTTAAATATGGCCTTGAAGGCAAAGCATTGTTGCATGCTCAAGGTGGAATTAGTCTAGATAAAGATGTTACACCGGGTGTTCGTATTCCTTATGGAACAGAACCTGACCCTATAACTTATATTCAGGCAACGGCGCAACATCACCAATATTACACCTCAGGTATCAGTGATATTTTGACCATTGATGAAACGGTAAAATCCAACCCTGAAGCGATGTTCAACTTATGCAAAGGCGCGCTCACATTTGGGTATCGAGAATTCACTGCGAATGTGGCCTCGAATGATTTAGTTCGTGTAACGGGCTATATGGTTAAGCTATCAGATATTGAAAAGTTTGCTGAAGAAGGGTCGCGAAACAATACCACCTTCTTGGGGGCCGAAGCGGCAAACAACACTGGCATACTCGACAGGATGCCACGAGTTGTCAGTATGGAATCGAAACCAATCTATAAGTAA
- a CDS encoding YjjW family glycine radical enzyme activase, whose amino-acid sequence MEKSAFVSRILNFSCVDGPGNRLVIFLQGCNFNCKNCHNPHTINHCNHCGDCVSGCPSQALTVNSNDGKVMWDETKCIHCDHCIEVCAHHASPKVKLYSVGEMLQVIRKQHYFIAGITVSGGEATMQLPFIIQLFQAIKVDKQLQHLTCFIDSNGYLSQQGWQKVMPYLDGAMIDLKSWQNETHQWLVGRDNHKVINSIRLLADHRKLHELRLLHIPSRSDLDMEVVQVARLINQLPQNINVRLNAFQHHGVVGEALNWPKCSELQMDTFYQSLRELISHPILLPSVYI is encoded by the coding sequence ATGGAAAAAAGCGCATTCGTGAGTCGAATCCTCAATTTTTCATGTGTTGACGGGCCAGGCAATCGCCTGGTCATCTTTCTTCAAGGGTGCAATTTCAATTGTAAAAACTGCCATAACCCACATACCATCAACCATTGTAATCATTGTGGTGACTGCGTCTCTGGATGCCCGAGCCAAGCGTTAACGGTGAACAGCAATGATGGAAAAGTGATGTGGGATGAAACGAAATGCATTCATTGCGATCACTGCATTGAGGTTTGTGCTCATCATGCTAGCCCCAAGGTTAAGCTTTATTCCGTGGGAGAGATGCTGCAAGTTATCAGGAAACAGCATTACTTCATTGCTGGCATTACTGTGTCTGGCGGAGAAGCAACGATGCAGCTCCCTTTTATTATTCAGCTGTTTCAAGCCATTAAAGTGGACAAACAGCTTCAGCATCTTACCTGTTTTATTGACAGTAATGGCTATCTCTCGCAGCAAGGCTGGCAAAAAGTGATGCCTTACTTGGATGGCGCGATGATAGACCTTAAATCGTGGCAAAACGAAACACATCAGTGGCTGGTGGGGAGGGACAACCATAAAGTCATCAACTCCATTCGTTTATTAGCAGATCATCGCAAGTTACATGAACTGCGCTTACTGCATATTCCAAGCAGAAGTGATCTGGATATGGAGGTAGTGCAAGTGGCCCGTCTTATTAACCAATTACCTCAAAATATAAACGTGAGATTGAATGCATTTCAGCATCATGGAGTGGTGGGGGAAGCATTAAATTGGCCCAAGTGCAGTGAATTGCAAATGGATACATTTTACCAATCACTACGTGAGTTGATTTCACACCCGATTCTCTTACCCAGCGTATATATTTAA
- the agaW gene encoding PTS N-acetylgalactosamine transporter subunit IIC: protein MFEILLIGLWAAFAGVDFYSGQFYFGRPIVTGPVVGLILGDYQTGLAVGAALELAWLGLVPIAGAQPPNVTIGAVVGTAFAIQGGFAPEVVVGIALPFAILMQQLIVLQFTVFSGLMHKADDLAQQGDDKGIARINHLGMLSLGCLYFITAVLPVYFGEEVANTIITYVPESIITGLKIAGGLMPALGFAMLLKIMFKKAFIPYFVAGFAAMTYLNLPVLAIAIFATCIAVIDYMTRQRIEENKPAVTSNQNQGGGI, encoded by the coding sequence ATGTTTGAAATACTATTAATCGGACTGTGGGCAGCCTTTGCAGGCGTCGACTTTTATAGCGGGCAGTTTTATTTTGGACGCCCTATCGTAACCGGCCCTGTTGTTGGTTTGATCTTAGGTGATTACCAAACGGGCCTAGCAGTAGGTGCTGCACTTGAGCTCGCATGGCTTGGCTTGGTGCCGATTGCTGGCGCGCAGCCACCGAATGTCACCATCGGTGCTGTGGTAGGTACAGCATTCGCAATCCAAGGCGGTTTTGCACCAGAAGTCGTAGTGGGTATTGCACTACCGTTCGCTATCTTGATGCAACAACTGATCGTACTTCAATTTACCGTGTTCTCAGGCTTAATGCACAAAGCTGACGACTTAGCACAACAAGGTGATGATAAAGGGATAGCCCGTATCAACCATTTAGGCATGCTCTCTTTAGGGTGTCTTTATTTTATCACCGCGGTACTGCCTGTTTACTTTGGTGAAGAAGTTGCTAACACCATTATTACCTACGTTCCTGAAAGCATCATCACTGGCCTTAAAATAGCGGGTGGTTTAATGCCTGCACTTGGCTTCGCGATGCTACTTAAGATCATGTTTAAAAAAGCATTCATTCCCTACTTTGTTGCCGGGTTTGCAGCCATGACATATTTGAATCTTCCAGTACTTGCTATCGCTATTTTCGCTACATGTATCGCTGTTATTGACTACATGACGCGCCAACGAATCGAAGAAAACAAGCCAGCTGTTACGTCAAACCAAAACCAAGGCGGAGGTATTTAA
- a CDS encoding phosphoribosylaminoimidazolesuccinocarboxamide synthase has translation MSLSNQVLAVNDDLPIRTHKPVHSGKVRSVYWLTEEDSRRLIEEKGYDVSPDAPLAIMVISDRISAFDCIWHAEGGLKGVPGKGAALNAISNHWFKLFKENGLADSHILDIPHPLVWIVQKAKPIMIEAICRKYITGSMWRAYEKGEREFCGIQLPEGLERDKALPNLLMTPSTKGILKGIPGVPEADDVNITRKNIEDNYAAFNFSKQEDIALYEKLLSDGFVVISEALEKVDQIFVDTKFEFGYVHDAAGNEKLIYMDEVGTPDSSRIWDNEEYQAGKIVENSKEGFRQFLLNHFPDPDILLNKERMPEREALARDNELPLQALMDISTTYTGIAEKITGQPIQLSDNPKQEIIDILGSQYGLID, from the coding sequence ATGAGCCTCTCGAATCAAGTTCTCGCCGTTAACGACGATCTACCCATTCGCACTCACAAACCTGTACATAGTGGAAAAGTACGCTCTGTTTACTGGCTAACTGAAGAAGATAGCCGTCGCCTTATTGAAGAAAAGGGTTACGACGTTTCACCAGATGCACCACTTGCAATTATGGTGATCAGCGATCGCATTTCTGCATTTGACTGTATTTGGCATGCTGAAGGTGGGTTAAAAGGCGTACCTGGTAAAGGTGCTGCGCTTAATGCGATCTCTAATCACTGGTTTAAACTGTTTAAAGAAAATGGCCTAGCGGATAGCCATATTCTCGACATCCCTCACCCACTGGTTTGGATTGTTCAAAAAGCAAAACCAATCATGATCGAAGCTATTTGTCGTAAGTACATTACTGGCTCTATGTGGCGCGCTTATGAAAAAGGCGAACGTGAGTTTTGTGGCATTCAATTGCCTGAAGGTTTGGAAAGAGATAAAGCCTTACCCAACCTATTGATGACACCATCTACCAAAGGCATTCTAAAAGGTATTCCTGGCGTACCGGAAGCGGACGACGTCAACATCACTCGTAAAAATATTGAAGATAACTACGCGGCGTTTAATTTCTCTAAACAAGAAGATATCGCACTGTACGAGAAGCTACTGAGCGATGGCTTTGTTGTCATTAGCGAAGCACTTGAGAAAGTCGATCAAATCTTTGTCGATACCAAGTTTGAATTTGGCTATGTTCATGATGCCGCGGGTAACGAAAAATTGATTTATATGGATGAAGTCGGCACACCAGACTCCTCTCGTATTTGGGATAACGAAGAATACCAAGCAGGTAAGATCGTGGAAAATTCCAAGGAAGGCTTCCGCCAGTTTCTCCTTAACCACTTCCCTGATCCAGATATTCTGTTAAATAAAGAACGAATGCCTGAGCGCGAAGCACTTGCTCGTGACAATGAGTTACCACTTCAAGCCCTAATGGATATCTCGACAACCTATACAGGTATCGCAGAAAAAATTACCGGACAACCGATTCAACTTAGCGACAATCCAAAGCAAGAAATTATCGACATTCTTGGCTCACAATACGGTTTAATTGATTAA
- a CDS encoding methyl-accepting chemotaxis protein — translation MKLTLKQKLIGASLLAVVLMAGALTWLSADQLFKQTRNGVYSRAESLSTAASEGISDWISIRKDIARAFNDYSLESDVVPYLQQARKAGGFDDIFLGTPAGEMHRSHPERNRAGYDPRTRPWYKDADSAGKQIITTAYQDAITNALLVTIAEPVRKKGQFVGVVGADVLIDQLINDVINLDAGANAYAMLIDAQDGTFLAHPSKDLLLKPVTDLDNRLTLSLISKSAKSGRIETTERNGKEKLYFFKEVPGTEWIFAIEMDRATEEAAHTELLQGLFIAAVVITLLVIAVVSWLVNFLFRDLGHVSKALEEIASGEGDLTQRLEPRSNDEVGQLATNFNTFVGNMHTMVSKLSLVSASLSEQAQQTAQHAEERSARIRHQQDEINMVATAINEMAAATQEIAGNADHTAQSSSEAVSACVHGGEQVVQTQSSIQNLAQEVQVATEVIQELEAHGNSISTILSTIQDIAEQTNLLALNAAIEAARAGEQGRGFAVVADEVRVLSQRTHASTKEIQQMIETLQGTTGKAVGIMGDSRQLAGTSVNDADSAAVSLTQIQAAVERISDMATQIASAAEEQASVTSEITRNTVGIRDVSNDLADEAHDAASQAAQLSELSHELEQEINRFKL, via the coding sequence ATGAAACTAACGCTTAAACAGAAATTAATCGGTGCGAGCCTATTAGCCGTTGTGCTAATGGCTGGTGCTCTTACATGGTTGTCTGCTGATCAGTTGTTCAAACAAACTCGAAATGGGGTGTATTCTCGCGCAGAAAGCTTATCTACGGCAGCTTCTGAAGGGATCTCGGATTGGATTTCGATCAGAAAAGATATCGCTCGAGCCTTTAATGATTACAGTTTAGAAAGTGATGTCGTGCCATACCTGCAGCAAGCACGAAAGGCTGGTGGCTTTGATGATATTTTTCTAGGGACACCCGCTGGAGAAATGCATCGCTCTCACCCAGAGCGTAATCGTGCTGGTTATGATCCTCGTACTCGTCCGTGGTACAAAGATGCTGACAGCGCAGGAAAGCAAATCATTACGACTGCATACCAAGATGCTATTACCAATGCTCTTTTAGTGACAATTGCAGAGCCTGTAAGGAAGAAAGGTCAGTTTGTTGGGGTTGTTGGTGCCGATGTTCTTATCGATCAGCTGATCAACGACGTTATCAACTTAGATGCTGGTGCAAATGCTTATGCAATGTTGATTGATGCTCAAGACGGCACTTTTTTAGCCCATCCTAGTAAAGATCTACTATTAAAGCCTGTAACAGATCTGGATAACCGATTGACACTAAGTTTGATCAGTAAATCAGCGAAATCAGGTCGAATTGAAACTACGGAACGTAACGGGAAAGAAAAACTCTACTTCTTCAAAGAAGTGCCTGGAACGGAGTGGATATTCGCTATTGAGATGGATCGTGCAACTGAAGAGGCTGCGCATACAGAACTATTACAAGGCCTGTTTATTGCTGCAGTTGTGATCACTCTTTTAGTGATTGCCGTTGTGTCGTGGTTAGTAAACTTCCTATTCCGTGATCTTGGCCATGTGTCAAAAGCTTTGGAAGAAATTGCTTCTGGAGAAGGGGATCTAACTCAACGTTTAGAGCCACGCAGTAACGATGAAGTTGGTCAACTGGCGACGAATTTCAACACTTTTGTCGGCAACATGCACACCATGGTATCCAAACTAAGTTTGGTGTCGGCATCACTGTCTGAACAAGCGCAGCAAACGGCGCAACATGCAGAAGAGCGCAGCGCACGAATCCGTCATCAGCAAGATGAAATCAATATGGTTGCTACGGCGATCAACGAAATGGCGGCCGCGACTCAAGAGATAGCGGGCAATGCCGACCACACAGCTCAGAGCTCATCTGAAGCGGTATCGGCATGTGTCCACGGTGGTGAACAAGTAGTACAAACACAAAGTTCGATCCAAAACCTTGCTCAAGAGGTGCAGGTAGCGACTGAAGTAATCCAAGAATTGGAAGCTCATGGAAACAGCATCAGTACTATTTTGTCGACCATTCAAGATATTGCAGAGCAAACCAATCTTCTGGCGTTGAACGCGGCAATCGAAGCGGCACGTGCAGGAGAGCAAGGGCGCGGCTTTGCGGTTGTTGCTGATGAAGTTCGTGTTTTGAGCCAACGTACCCATGCTTCGACAAAAGAAATTCAGCAAATGATCGAAACATTGCAAGGTACAACAGGGAAAGCTGTCGGTATTATGGGCGATAGTCGCCAGTTAGCAGGTACCAGTGTCAATGATGCTGACTCAGCAGCCGTTAGCCTGACTCAAATTCAGGCAGCAGTAGAGCGCATCAGTGATATGGCGACTCAAATTGCCTCTGCGGCAGAAGAGCAGGCTTCTGTTACTTCGGAGATCACGCGTAATACGGTTGGTATCCGCGATGTATCTAACGATCTTGCCGATGAAGCGCACGATGCAGCATCACAAGCGGCGCAGCTTTCTGAATTGTCACATGAATTAGAGCAAGAAATTAATCGCTTTAAACTCTAA
- a CDS encoding MurR/RpiR family transcriptional regulator, translating to MSDLIPRLETLSVHGSEAEKKISGFLLNDKKNNISTLSAIALGKQCGVSNASVIRFAQHLGYKGYSEFKLEYLAIQKHDVGEILYSDVRLDDSPSEVIQKAGYLFSKNVENSIKVVEPEVLDQLANAIVNAGKIALFGVGSSGVVASDACQKLIRINKNVLFNSDTHVQRAYASMLTENDLALAFTTRGQTKEVLQSLEIAQQSGCTVSAITRYGKTPTTKMADLVLPFAYRERHHELGMITPQLSQMMLFDILFFRVTALMGDSATSSLKRIRNTFSNLTSK from the coding sequence ATGTCAGATCTTATTCCTAGGTTGGAAACACTATCGGTACATGGTAGTGAAGCAGAAAAGAAAATTTCTGGATTTCTTCTGAACGATAAAAAAAACAACATCTCTACACTTAGCGCCATCGCTCTAGGGAAACAGTGCGGTGTGAGTAATGCGTCTGTCATCCGCTTCGCACAACACCTTGGATACAAAGGATACTCCGAATTCAAGCTGGAATATTTAGCGATTCAAAAACACGATGTAGGAGAAATTCTATACAGCGACGTCCGCTTAGATGACTCCCCTTCGGAGGTGATCCAAAAAGCAGGATATCTATTTAGCAAGAATGTTGAAAATTCCATTAAAGTTGTTGAACCTGAAGTGTTAGACCAGCTTGCAAATGCTATCGTCAACGCTGGAAAAATTGCGTTATTTGGCGTCGGCTCATCCGGTGTCGTGGCATCTGATGCTTGCCAAAAGCTCATTCGAATTAATAAAAACGTACTCTTTAATTCAGACACGCACGTACAACGTGCCTATGCGAGTATGTTGACGGAAAACGATCTTGCTCTGGCTTTTACTACCCGAGGGCAAACTAAAGAAGTCCTTCAATCACTCGAAATTGCTCAACAATCAGGTTGCACAGTGTCTGCGATTACTCGTTATGGTAAAACACCAACAACCAAAATGGCGGATCTTGTGCTGCCATTTGCTTACCGAGAGCGCCACCACGAATTAGGCATGATCACTCCTCAATTATCTCAAATGATGCTGTTTGATATTTTGTTCTTTAGAGTCACGGCCTTGATGGGTGACAGTGCAACCTCTTCCTTAAAACGTATCCGTAACACCTTTTCAAATCTCACATCAAAATAA
- a CDS encoding LysR substrate-binding domain-containing protein: MDFVALSRISLKHLTVLHVMLSTNSVTRTAARLCVTPSSVSKTLSQLRVQLDDELFYREGALLLPTSFALNIAPQIHGILSSMNGILHQGEFEPHNYTGTISLSMRESTFELFANKIDHICLQLSTAKQIQLYAKEQMNFDALSRGQVDFMLLPHDISQPPTRSRELMWQQILTDKMICLMSPNHPLAQKEVISIDDYLACQHIGIQDNDLSEPYFEQNLTQQYRSRHVTISVSDFGSGAVLCHQSDRILTCSKAWADKAFQAQGLEQKALPFDYGQVGYSLVWNEASLNHPALRWLHQQLLVVS, encoded by the coding sequence ATGGATTTTGTCGCCCTATCGCGTATTAGCTTAAAACACCTAACCGTGCTTCACGTTATGCTCTCTACAAACAGTGTTACCCGTACTGCGGCTAGGCTATGTGTGACGCCATCAAGTGTCAGTAAAACCTTGTCTCAGTTGAGAGTTCAGCTCGATGATGAGCTTTTTTACCGCGAAGGTGCCCTACTGTTACCCACGTCTTTTGCTTTAAACATTGCACCTCAAATTCACGGTATTCTATCGAGCATGAACGGCATCCTTCATCAGGGTGAGTTCGAACCACACAACTACACTGGCACTATCTCACTGTCGATGCGAGAAAGTACCTTTGAGTTATTTGCGAATAAAATTGACCACATATGCCTGCAATTAAGTACAGCAAAACAGATTCAGCTTTATGCCAAAGAACAGATGAACTTTGATGCACTGAGCCGAGGGCAAGTTGATTTTATGCTACTACCGCATGATATTAGCCAACCCCCAACACGTAGCCGAGAACTAATGTGGCAACAAATACTTACGGATAAAATGATCTGTTTGATGTCACCGAATCATCCGTTGGCCCAGAAAGAGGTCATTTCAATCGATGACTATCTGGCTTGCCAGCACATTGGCATTCAAGATAACGATCTCTCTGAACCTTACTTCGAACAAAACCTGACCCAACAGTACCGCTCCCGCCATGTGACGATTTCAGTCTCAGACTTTGGCTCTGGTGCTGTGTTATGCCATCAGTCCGACCGAATACTGACATGTTCAAAAGCTTGGGCAGACAAGGCATTTCAAGCACAAGGGCTGGAACAAAAAGCACTACCCTTTGACTATGGACAAGTGGGATACAGCTTAGTCTGGAATGAAGCCAGTTTAAATCATCCTGCACTGCGTTGGCTTCATCAACAATTATTGGTTGTTAGTTAA